One window of Watersipora subatra chromosome 3, tzWatSuba1.1, whole genome shotgun sequence genomic DNA carries:
- the LOC137389887 gene encoding phospholipase A2 hemilipin-like yields the protein MTPALRFNILLLMGAALLLFSLASARDKERNQYAEILQTSFARHRQEEANYEYIQGNQGVVTLLRAVNDTKHSLSLLEMTNGSTIVQLVLTQENHLSDCDISTSRQQIHRLLKHVTSRYHQASFVSMKKMENGFERLRATQDNSLNMDKSFSSWITECNQLHIAELQLNLNDTEMIVAASDITVRLDKSSINLENRRKRYKRGFTDLIYPGTKWCGKGNSSKHVNDLGEYKYTDHCCRTHDFCPNVIPALSTDYYYFNYGLLTVSHCSCDSRLKYCLRKASTYYGDQLADMIGRLYFNVIGIDCFTLKEERVCTQRSFWGRCLKREKVWQAVFEESLSYEF from the exons ATGACACCTGCTCTGAGATTCAACATTCTGCTGCTGATGGGAGCAGCGCTGCTTTTGTTTTCACTCGCTTCAGCTAGAGATAAGGAAAGGAATCAGTATGCTGAAATTCTACAAACCTCGTTCGCTCGACACCGACAAGAAGAAGCAAACTACGAATACATCCAAGGTAATCAAGGAGTTGTGACACTACTACGAGCTGTCAATGATACGAAACACTCTCTCAGCCTACTTGAGATGACCAATGGCTCAACCATCGTTCAACTAGTACTAACTCAAGAAAACCACCTCAGCGACTGTGACATTTCTACCTCAAGACAACAGATTCATAGACTTCTCAAACATGTAACTTCTAGATACCATCAGGCATCATTTGTGTCTAtgaaaaaaatggaaaatggCTTTGAACGACTTCGGGCTACACAAGACAATTCCTTAAACATGGATAAAAGTTTTTCAAGCTGGATAACTGAATGCAATCAGCTGCATATCGCTGAGCTACAGCTCAATTTAAATGACACTGAGATGATAGTGGCAGCATCAGATATCACTGTCAGACTCGACAAATCATCCATTAACCTGGAGAACCGACGAAAAAGATACAAGAGAGGCTTTACTGACCTGATATATCCAG GTACAAAATGGTGTGGGAAGGGCAACTCCTCCAAACATGTCAATGATCTTGGTGAATACAAGTATACAGATCATTGCTGTAGAACTCACGACTTTTGTCCAAACGTAATACCAGCTTTATCAACTGATTATTACTACTTCAACTATGGACTACTGACAGTCAGCCATTGTAGCTGTGATTCTAG GTTGAAGTATTGCTTACGCAAGGCATCCACGTATTATGGAGATCAACTAGCAGATATGATTGGTCGATTATACTTCAATGTCATAGGTATAGACTGCTTTACATTGAAGGAAGAGCGAGTATGCACTCAAAGGTCATTTTGGGGTCGCTGCCTAAAAAGAGAGAAGGTGTGGCAGGCAGTTTTTGAGGAATCTCTGAGCTATGAATTTTAA
- the LOC137389888 gene encoding kinetochore protein Spc25-like, whose protein sequence is MASSGEAVCKEPSAHIIAHEDDAEFDTPPESPDSPLNLSPRLQAELDELQSTEEYIKKSQEWIAKSNESVKELEVTMQKLMGHTNSRKQELENRTNKIKEMKKEIEEISPEAIEKEEEELKKLIDKEKTSKSPDDTDNDERISELLMKMEAYQEKLGIQIHTSEGCIEFIFTGVDTQCPNNVYTIKLALEGPLYKCISCEPPIDKVQALLEDLNQNHNLQQFITAIRREFKLLVNKEN, encoded by the exons ATGGCAAGTAGTGGAGAAGCTGTGTGTAAAGAGCCAAGTGCACACA TCATTGCTCATGAAGATGACGCCGAGTTTGACACGCCTCCCGAAAGTCCTGATTCACCACTTAACTTATCGCCTCGTCTCCAGGCAGAACTTGATGAGCTACAATCCACAGAGGAATATATTAAAAAGAGTCAGGAATGGATCGCTAAAAGTAATG AGTCAGTGAAAGAGTTGGAGGTCACCATGCAGAAACTGATGGGTCACACTAACTCTAGGAAACAGG AGCTAGAAAATAGaaccaacaaaataaaagaaatgaagaAAGAAATAGAAGAGATTAGTCCAGAGGCCATAGAGAAGGAAGAAGAGGAACTCAAGAAACTAATAGATAAGGAGAAAACCTCAAAAAGTCCAGATG ATACAGACAATGACGAGAGAATAAGTGAGTTGCTCATGAAGATGGAAGCCTACCAAGAGAAACTTGGCATACAAATCCATACATCGGAAG GTTGCATAGAGTTCATCTTTACTGGAGTGGATACCCAATGCCCCAACAATGTTTACACCATCAAGCTGGCTCTTGAAGGCCCATTATACAAAT GTATTTCCTGCGAACCTCCAATAGACAAAGTTCAAGCACTGCTTGAGGACTTGAACCAAAATCATAACCTGCAGCAATTCATCACAGCTATACGAAGAGAATTCAAACTTCTGGTCAACAAAGAGAATTAA
- the LOC137389886 gene encoding ciliogenesis-associated TTC17-interacting protein-like: MALSAENSHTALSNASRLTSDAPINVKPEDYPQPTEEALEFIETIIPSDYDNILFGDELTTISESGRELGEFIVSVTRAKRKEQDCFLVHANSEGTIDGVPCGTSVTAYISKSLDTLEQQHHEYVKLDNLALDKKTTLFKDEGGYQVSRVISQGERVERSNHTYPLNAMKGFISEGSNLLLLRLMVTKGLPSGFQAISFDSDGNLCKSPYTSLGTKSQTIAGEPLLVSGIQREIESLSDLTTTWHSHFDRYGHLTSRVQVGSPAIMRVMKMPEPVIEDEFTEKPTFSKEKLNWEDDAEMYSRYLDRKEELEDDHSKYTRQHPELKCILADFLQFLLLRKPEDTLNFAGEYFASFSTRAIDIGAYASSSAPTPFPPTRTNTIISLTQKLNKKQI, from the exons ATGGCTCTTAGTGCCGAAAACTCACATACAGCACTCAG CAATGCCAGTCGCTTGACAAGCGATGCTCCAATTAACGTCAAACCAGAAGACTACCCTCAGCCAACCGAGGAAGCTCTGGAATTTATTGAGaccatta TACCGAGTGACTACGATAACATCCTGTTTGGAGATGAATTGACAACAATATCAGAAAGTGGGAGAGAGCTGGGAGAGTTTATTGTGTCGGTGACACGGGCAAAGAGAAAGGAACAAGACTGCTTCCTTGTGCACGCAAACAGTGAGGGTACCATAGATGGAGTGCCCTGTGGTACTTCAGTAACAGCCTACATTTCAAAATCTCTAGACACTCTGGAGCAACAGCATCATGAGTATGTCAAG CTGGACAACCTCGCACTAGACAAGAAGACAACCTTATTCAAGGATGAAGGCGGATACCAAGTGAGTCGAGTCATCTCGCAAGGAGAAAGAGTCGAGCGATCTAACCATACATATCCACTGAATGCAATGAAAGGTTTTATATCCGAAGGATCCAATCTGCTTCTTCTCCGACTCATGGTCACCAAAGGTTTGCCTTCAGGATTTCAGGCTATATCATTCGACAGTGATGGCAACCTCTGCAAATCGCCTTAT ACGAGTCTTGGAACTAAAAGTCAAACCATAGCTGGAGAACCATTACTGGTGTCTGGCATACAGAGAGAAATTGAGTCTCTCTCAGATCTGACAACCACATGGCATTCCCACTTTGACAGATACGG ACATCTGACAAGTAGGGTGCAAGTTGGATCACCCGCAATCATGAGAGTTATGAAAATGCCAGAACCTGTGATAGAAG ACGAATTCACAGAAAAGCCGACATTTTCAAAGGAGAAGCTAAACTGGGAGGATGATGCGGAGATGTATTCCAGATATCTGGACAGAAAA GAGGAGCTGGAAGACGACCACTCAAAGTATACGAGACAACACCCGGAGCTTAAATGTATTCTAGCAGATTTCCTGCAATTCTTACTGTTGAGGAAACCGGAAGATACGCTCAACTTTGCTGGAGAATATTTTGCTTCATTTTCTACAAGAGCCATTGATATCGGGGCGTATGCTAGCTCTTCAGCTCCCACCCCATTCCCGCCTACAAGAACGAACACTATTATAAGCTTGAcccaaaaactaaacaaaaaacaGATTTGA